A genomic window from Serratia liquefaciens includes:
- the gntK gene encoding gluconokinase, whose product MTNNQNRIYVIMGVSGSGKSAVAAAAARQLSAGFLDGDFLHPRSNILKMAAGEPLNDDDRAPWLAALNDAAFAMQRTNTVSVIVCSALKKHYRDRLRAGNGNLSFIYLHGDFPVIEARLAARNGHFFKPQMLVTQFAALEQPGADESDVMSVDINQPLEAVIADTVRHIQSFLPQDVCA is encoded by the coding sequence ATGACCAATAATCAAAACCGTATTTACGTCATTATGGGCGTTTCCGGCAGCGGCAAGTCCGCCGTGGCCGCCGCAGCGGCCCGCCAACTGTCTGCCGGGTTCCTTGACGGTGACTTTCTGCACCCGCGCAGCAATATCCTGAAAATGGCCGCCGGTGAACCGCTGAATGATGACGATCGCGCCCCCTGGCTGGCCGCACTCAACGACGCGGCTTTCGCCATGCAACGCACCAATACTGTTTCGGTCATTGTCTGTTCGGCGCTGAAAAAGCACTACCGCGATCGCCTGCGCGCCGGTAACGGTAACCTGTCGTTCATCTACCTGCACGGCGATTTTCCGGTGATCGAAGCCCGCCTGGCTGCGCGTAACGGCCACTTCTTCAAGCCACAGATGCTGGTAACGCAGTTCGCGGCGCTGGAGCAACCGGGCGCGGACGAAAGCGACGTCATGTCCGTGGACATCAACCAGCCGCTGGAAGCCGTCATCGCCGATACCGTGCGACATATTCAGAGTTTCCTGCCTCAGGACGTATGCGCGTGA
- the gntU gene encoding gluconate transporter: MNTVTLVGTAVGSVLLLLFLVMKARMHAFVALMLVSIAAGIFSGMPLDRIADTMQKGMGDTLGFLAIVVALGAMFGKILHEVGALDQIAAHLLKRFGQSKAHYALGIAGLICALPLFFDVAVVLLIGIVFAVARRTDGNIVKLAIPLFAGVAAAASFLLPGPVPMLLAAQMKADFGWMIAIGLVAAILGMLIAGPLYGSFISRFVSWPMPADENEPTLNKGNLPSFGFSLALVLCPLVLVGMKTIGARLVTPGSQLQQWLEFIGHPFTAILIACLIVIYGLAKPRGMTNEQTLAICSAAVQPAGIILLMTGAGGVFKQILVDSGVGPALGDAMIGTGLPIAVAAFALSAMVRVIQGSATVACLTTVGLVLPVTSQLGLGGGQLAALAICIAGGSIVLSHVNDAGFWLFGKFTGANELQTLKTWTVMETLLGSVGGIIGMIAFTLF; the protein is encoded by the coding sequence GTGAATACTGTAACGCTGGTCGGTACTGCAGTCGGCTCGGTTCTATTACTGCTGTTTTTGGTGATGAAGGCGCGTATGCACGCCTTCGTCGCCTTAATGTTGGTGTCTATCGCTGCCGGTATTTTCTCCGGCATGCCGCTGGACCGCATCGCCGACACCATGCAAAAAGGCATGGGCGATACGCTGGGCTTCCTGGCTATCGTAGTGGCGCTGGGCGCCATGTTCGGCAAGATACTGCACGAGGTCGGTGCACTCGATCAAATTGCGGCACATTTGCTGAAACGTTTCGGCCAAAGTAAGGCGCATTACGCGCTCGGCATCGCCGGATTGATCTGCGCCCTGCCGCTGTTCTTTGACGTGGCGGTGGTACTGCTGATCGGCATTGTGTTTGCCGTCGCACGTCGCACCGACGGCAACATCGTCAAGCTGGCTATTCCCCTGTTTGCCGGCGTCGCCGCTGCGGCCTCCTTCTTGCTGCCGGGGCCGGTGCCAATGCTGCTGGCGGCGCAAATGAAAGCCGACTTCGGCTGGATGATCGCCATCGGCCTGGTCGCCGCTATCCTCGGCATGCTGATTGCAGGCCCATTGTACGGCAGCTTTATCAGCCGCTTCGTTAGCTGGCCAATGCCGGCGGATGAAAACGAACCGACGCTCAACAAGGGCAACCTGCCGTCATTTGGCTTTAGCCTGGCGCTGGTACTCTGCCCGTTGGTGCTGGTCGGTATGAAAACCATTGGCGCACGTCTGGTCACGCCGGGTTCTCAGCTGCAGCAGTGGCTGGAGTTTATTGGCCACCCGTTCACCGCCATTTTGATTGCCTGTCTGATCGTGATTTATGGTCTGGCAAAACCGCGCGGCATGACCAACGAACAAACGCTGGCCATCTGTTCGGCTGCGGTGCAGCCCGCCGGGATCATCTTGCTGATGACCGGTGCCGGTGGCGTGTTCAAACAAATCCTGGTGGATTCTGGCGTCGGCCCGGCACTGGGCGACGCCATGATTGGCACCGGTCTGCCAATAGCCGTGGCGGCCTTTGCGCTGTCCGCCATGGTGCGCGTGATTCAAGGTTCAGCCACCGTTGCCTGCCTGACTACCGTCGGTCTGGTGTTGCCGGTGACCAGTCAACTGGGCCTCGGCGGCGGGCAGTTGGCCGCGCTGGCTATCTGTATTGCCGGGGGCTCTATCGTGCTCAGCCACGTCAACGATGCCGGTTTCTGGCTGTTCGGCAAATTTACCGGCGCCAATGAGCTGCAAACGCTAAAAACCTGGACGGTGATGGAAACCCTCCTCGGCAGCGTGGGTGGCATCATCGGCATGATTGCTTTCACCCTGTTTTAA